The Microlunatus antarcticus genome window below encodes:
- a CDS encoding SPOR domain-containing protein, with protein MADGDWWFDLSTKQVVQDDKAGKAADRLGPYPSREEAEHALETVQQRNESADKWDDD; from the coding sequence ATGGCCGACGGCGACTGGTGGTTCGACCTGAGCACCAAGCAGGTGGTGCAGGACGACAAGGCGGGCAAGGCGGCCGACCGGCTCGGCCCCTACCCCTCCCGCGAGGAGGCGGAGCACGCGCTGGAGACGGTGCAGCAGCGCAACGAGTCCGCCGACAAGTGGGACGACGACTGA
- the map gene encoding type I methionyl aminopeptidase, producing MPTAVQPAPVSAVRSVPGSIPRPEYVGHPGPTPYDGPDVQTPETIERMRVAARIAAQAMRAASEAIAPGVTTDELDRVAHEFMLDHGAYPSTLGYRGFPKSSCTSVNEVICHGIPDARPLEDGDLVKIDVTAYKDGVHGDNCATYFCGDVDEESRLLTERTRAALDRAIKAVRPGRQVNVLGRVIETYAKRFGYGVVKDYTGHGVHTAFHSGLVIPHYDEPHYDTVIEPGMTFTIEPMITLGSGDSSVWDDDWTVVTVDGSRCAQFEHTLVVTDTGAEVLTLP from the coding sequence GTGCCGACCGCCGTGCAGCCCGCTCCCGTGTCCGCCGTCCGGAGCGTCCCCGGGTCGATCCCGAGGCCCGAGTACGTCGGCCACCCGGGCCCCACCCCCTACGACGGCCCGGACGTGCAGACACCCGAGACGATCGAGCGCATGCGGGTCGCCGCCCGCATCGCGGCCCAGGCCATGCGGGCGGCGTCGGAGGCCATCGCGCCCGGCGTCACGACCGACGAGCTCGACCGCGTGGCCCACGAGTTCATGCTCGACCACGGGGCGTACCCCTCGACGCTGGGCTACCGCGGCTTCCCGAAGTCGTCCTGCACGTCGGTCAACGAGGTCATCTGCCACGGCATCCCGGACGCCCGCCCCCTCGAGGACGGCGACCTGGTCAAGATCGACGTGACCGCGTACAAGGACGGCGTGCACGGCGACAACTGCGCGACCTACTTCTGCGGCGACGTCGACGAGGAGTCGCGGCTCCTCACCGAACGCACCCGGGCCGCGCTGGACCGGGCGATCAAGGCCGTGCGGCCGGGGCGCCAGGTGAACGTGCTCGGCCGGGTGATCGAGACGTACGCGAAGCGCTTCGGCTACGGCGTCGTGAAGGACTACACGGGCCACGGGGTGCACACCGCGTTCCACTCCGGGCTGGTGATCCCGCACTACGACGAGCCCCACTACGACACCGTGATCGAGCCCGGGATGACCTTCACCATCGAGCCGATGATCACCCTCGGCAGCGGCGACTCGTCGGTGTGGGACGACGACTGGACGGTCGTCACCGTCGACGGCAGCCGCTGCGCGCAGTTCGAGCACACGCTGGTCGTCACCGACACCGGCGCCGAGGTGCTGACGCTGCCCTGA
- a CDS encoding alpha/beta fold hydrolase: MTEVTVKNGLLTSINLHVEDSGGTGRPVVLIHGWPLSGESWSEQTGPLAEAGYRVVTYDRRGFGSSDKPKGLGTSGYDYDTLAEDLHGVLTELDLNDVTLVGFSMGGGEVARYATKYDNERVHSVVFAGAVPPFMAKSDDNPDGPLDAETAEIFEAGVKNSRETFFDQFATQFFSANGVLVVTEDQRQQALALEAQADHRAELGCLNAFGTTDFRDDLKNISVPTLVIHGDSDGVVPFEGSGQRTHAAIAGSELVVVEGGPHGFNVSHAGEFNESLIAFLAK, from the coding sequence ATGACCGAAGTGACCGTCAAGAACGGCCTCCTGACCAGCATCAACCTCCACGTCGAAGACAGCGGCGGCACCGGCCGCCCGGTCGTCCTGATCCACGGCTGGCCCCTCTCCGGCGAGTCCTGGAGCGAGCAGACCGGCCCGCTCGCCGAGGCCGGCTACCGCGTCGTCACGTACGACCGCCGCGGCTTCGGCAGCAGCGACAAGCCGAAGGGCCTCGGCACGTCGGGCTACGACTACGACACCCTCGCCGAGGACCTGCACGGCGTCCTCACCGAGCTCGACTTGAACGACGTCACCCTCGTCGGCTTCTCGATGGGCGGCGGCGAGGTGGCCCGCTACGCCACCAAGTACGACAACGAGCGCGTGCACAGCGTCGTCTTCGCCGGCGCCGTCCCGCCGTTCATGGCCAAGTCCGACGACAACCCGGACGGCCCGCTCGATGCCGAGACCGCCGAGATCTTCGAGGCCGGGGTCAAGAACAGCCGCGAGACGTTCTTCGACCAGTTCGCGACGCAGTTCTTCTCCGCCAACGGGGTGCTGGTCGTCACCGAGGACCAGCGTCAGCAGGCCCTCGCGCTGGAGGCCCAGGCCGACCACCGCGCCGAGCTCGGCTGCCTCAACGCCTTCGGCACCACGGACTTCCGTGACGACCTGAAGAACATCTCCGTCCCGACCCTGGTCATCCACGGCGACTCCGACGGCGTCGTCCCCTTCGAGGGCTCGGGCCAGCGCACGCACGCGGCGATCGCGGGCTCCGAGCTCGTCGTCGTCGAGGGCGGCCCGCACGGCTTCAACGTCAGCCACGCCGGCGAGTTCAACGAGAGCCTGATCGCCTTCCTGGCGAAGTAG
- a CDS encoding SGNH/GDSL hydrolase family protein yields MTRGTTKRRARGRPGVVAALAALVVGLTAGVPGPGTDVAWAAPTPTAVAPKPPALLDLPAQPRVLIVGDSYTEGWGADPETEGFAFKVAAPLGWRLTRDGIGATGYRKPGAHQEGTYAQRLWRHPADAYDLVVLQGGSNDEKYAEADISAAVELTLRTVRQRYPSARLVVMEPIALYGSVYPNRAKLMRVLATSTSQHSLLVIDPVAEEWFVKGGDPALVNHAKGHPSNAGYARIADLFVRDVRALSVVRPAR; encoded by the coding sequence ATGACCCGGGGGACGACGAAGCGACGTGCACGAGGACGACCCGGGGTGGTGGCCGCGCTCGCCGCGCTGGTCGTCGGCCTGACGGCAGGGGTGCCCGGGCCGGGGACCGACGTGGCCTGGGCCGCCCCCACCCCCACGGCCGTCGCGCCGAAGCCGCCCGCCCTGCTGGACCTGCCCGCGCAGCCGCGGGTCCTGATCGTGGGCGACTCGTACACCGAGGGCTGGGGTGCCGACCCGGAGACCGAGGGCTTCGCCTTCAAGGTCGCCGCGCCGCTGGGGTGGCGGCTGACCCGCGACGGCATCGGCGCGACGGGCTACCGAAAGCCTGGGGCCCACCAGGAAGGCACGTACGCGCAGCGGCTCTGGAGACATCCGGCGGACGCCTACGACCTCGTCGTCCTGCAGGGTGGGTCGAACGACGAGAAGTATGCGGAGGCCGACATCAGCGCGGCTGTCGAGCTCACGTTGCGGACGGTTCGTCAGCGCTACCCGAGCGCGCGTCTCGTCGTCATGGAGCCCATCGCGCTCTACGGCTCGGTGTACCCCAACCGGGCCAAGCTGATGCGCGTCCTGGCAACGAGCACCAGCCAGCACTCCCTGCTGGTCATCGACCCGGTGGCGGAGGAGTGGTTCGTGAAGGGCGGCGACCCGGCGCTCGTCAACCATGCGAAAGGACACCCCAGCAACGCGGGGTACGCCCGGATCGCCGACCTCTTCGTCCGCGACGTCCGCGCGCTGAGCGTCGTGCGACCCGCGCGCTGA
- the aroQ gene encoding type II 3-dehydroquinate dehydratase has protein sequence MPRLLLLNGPNLNLLGTREPDVYGSATLADVEDLARTTAEAVGLELRTVQSNSEGALVDAVQAAREDCDGLVVNAGAYTHTSIALRDALAAVALPFVEVHVSNVHARETFRHHSYLAPLASAVIVGAGVQGYAFAVQRLATMLAEQSAS, from the coding sequence GTGCCCCGGCTGCTGCTCCTGAACGGACCCAACCTCAACCTGCTCGGCACGCGCGAGCCGGACGTCTACGGTTCCGCGACCCTCGCCGACGTCGAGGACCTCGCCCGGACGACCGCCGAGGCGGTCGGGCTCGAGCTGCGGACGGTGCAGAGCAACTCCGAGGGCGCCCTCGTCGACGCGGTCCAGGCCGCGCGCGAGGACTGCGACGGCCTCGTGGTGAACGCGGGGGCCTACACCCACACGTCGATCGCGCTCCGCGACGCCCTCGCCGCCGTGGCCCTGCCCTTCGTCGAGGTCCACGTGAGCAACGTGCACGCGCGGGAGACGTTCCGGCACCACTCCTACCTCGCCCCGCTCGCCAGCGCCGTGATCGTCGGCGCCGGGGTGCAGGGCTACGCCTTCGCCGTGCAGCGGCTGGCCACGATGCTGGCCGAGCAGTCGGCGTCCTGA
- a CDS encoding Fpg/Nei family DNA glycosylase, which yields MPELPEVESARATIEAAALHRRITEVDDTDTYECRPHPPGEIRAALLGRSLTAAHRRGKSMWCDTSGVGRSRTPGPTLGLHLGMSGRILVTDGDGALTEGGDWLGGRYGTGAEQSDRNPVWDRFTLTFEDGGTLRLFDKRRLGRVRLDPDLDRLGPDAERIDVDDFAARVGRGRSPVKARLLDQSVVAGVGNLLADETLWEAGLSPQRPVDELSAAELRDLHDALQHATKEAIAHGGVHTGEIIPFRKAGAHCPRCGTEMTRATVGGRTTWWCPKDQT from the coding sequence GTGCCCGAGCTGCCCGAGGTCGAGAGCGCCCGCGCGACCATCGAGGCCGCGGCGCTGCACCGCCGGATCACCGAGGTGGACGACACCGACACGTACGAGTGCCGGCCCCACCCGCCCGGGGAGATCAGGGCGGCGCTGCTGGGCCGCTCGCTGACCGCCGCGCACCGCCGGGGCAAGAGCATGTGGTGCGACACGTCGGGCGTCGGCCGCTCCCGTACGCCGGGCCCGACGCTGGGCCTGCACCTCGGCATGAGCGGCCGGATCCTCGTCACCGACGGCGACGGCGCGCTGACCGAGGGCGGGGACTGGCTCGGCGGGCGCTACGGCACCGGTGCCGAGCAGTCCGACCGCAACCCGGTGTGGGACCGGTTCACGCTGACGTTCGAGGACGGCGGCACGCTGCGCCTGTTCGACAAGCGGCGCCTCGGGCGCGTCCGGCTCGACCCCGACCTCGACCGGCTGGGTCCGGACGCCGAGCGGATCGACGTCGACGACTTCGCCGCGCGGGTCGGCCGGGGCCGTTCCCCGGTGAAGGCGCGGCTCCTCGACCAGTCCGTGGTCGCCGGCGTCGGCAACCTGCTCGCCGACGAGACCCTGTGGGAGGCCGGGCTCTCGCCGCAGCGCCCCGTGGACGAGCTCAGCGCCGCGGAGCTGCGCGACCTGCACGACGCGTTGCAGCACGCGACCAAGGAGGCCATCGCCCACGGCGGCGTCCACACCGGGGAGATCATCCCGTTCCGCAAGGCCGGTGCGCACTGCCCCCGCTGCGGCACCGAGATGACCCGCGCCACCGTCGGCGGGCGGACGACGTGGTGGTGCCCGAAAGACCAGACCTGA
- a CDS encoding RNB domain-containing ribonuclease has product MPATKFGLPAAFLQASATADVTHGLDRIRTELQVPDSFPPEVLAAAERAAAAPRLPDLDRTDLELLTIDPPGSKDLDQALHIAARPDGGFTVSYAIADVAAFVSPGDPVDLEAHRRGETFYGPDARSPLHPPVLSEGAASLLPGQERPALLWTVQLDARGRTTDAEVVRARVRSREQLTYEQAQDDIDHPGAGGTRPTLALLAVVGPLREQRERERGGVSLQIPEQEVVPAATGGYDLTYRALLPVEGWNAQISLLTGMAAAHLMIYARVGIVRTMPPATNASLRRLHVVARALGIRWPAELDYPEFVRSLDASRPAEAAMLNACTVLFRGAGYAAFDGSVPEDAEHAAIASDYSHVTAPLRRLVDRYAGEVCVALCAGTPVPAWVREALPGLPAEMARADQAAHRYERAVVDWVEACVLERRVGETFTGTVVEVEPEKHRGTVVIKDPAVEARVQGDGLPLGHEVQVRLTSADPEAGKVTFEAVV; this is encoded by the coding sequence GTGCCCGCGACGAAGTTCGGCCTGCCGGCCGCGTTCCTGCAGGCGTCGGCGACCGCCGACGTCACCCACGGCCTGGACCGGATCCGGACCGAGCTCCAGGTCCCCGACTCCTTCCCGCCCGAGGTGCTGGCCGCGGCCGAGCGGGCGGCGGCCGCACCCCGGCTGCCGGACCTCGACCGGACCGACCTCGAGCTGCTGACGATCGACCCGCCCGGCTCGAAGGACCTCGACCAGGCGCTGCACATCGCCGCCCGGCCCGACGGCGGCTTCACGGTCTCGTACGCCATCGCCGACGTCGCCGCGTTCGTGAGCCCGGGCGACCCGGTCGACCTCGAGGCGCACCGCCGGGGGGAGACGTTCTACGGCCCCGACGCCCGCAGCCCGCTCCACCCGCCCGTGCTGTCGGAGGGCGCGGCCAGCCTGCTGCCCGGCCAGGAGCGTCCGGCGCTGCTGTGGACGGTGCAGCTGGACGCGCGCGGGCGGACCACCGACGCGGAGGTCGTCCGGGCCCGGGTCCGCAGCCGCGAGCAGCTGACGTACGAGCAGGCGCAGGACGACATCGACCACCCCGGAGCGGGTGGGACCCGGCCGACGCTGGCTCTGCTCGCCGTCGTCGGGCCCCTGCGCGAGCAGCGCGAGCGCGAGCGCGGCGGAGTGAGCCTGCAGATCCCCGAGCAGGAGGTCGTCCCGGCGGCGACCGGCGGCTACGACCTGACCTACCGCGCCCTGCTGCCGGTCGAGGGCTGGAACGCGCAGATCTCCCTGCTCACCGGCATGGCGGCGGCGCACCTGATGATCTACGCGCGGGTGGGCATCGTCCGCACCATGCCGCCGGCGACGAACGCGTCCCTGCGGAGGCTGCACGTGGTCGCGCGCGCCCTGGGGATCCGGTGGCCGGCCGAGCTCGACTACCCGGAGTTCGTCCGCAGCCTCGACGCCTCCCGGCCCGCCGAGGCCGCCATGCTCAACGCCTGCACGGTCCTGTTCCGCGGGGCGGGCTACGCGGCCTTCGACGGCAGCGTCCCCGAGGACGCGGAGCACGCGGCGATCGCCAGCGACTACAGCCACGTCACGGCCCCGCTGCGCCGGCTGGTCGACCGCTACGCCGGGGAGGTGTGCGTCGCGCTGTGCGCCGGGACGCCCGTACCGGCGTGGGTGCGCGAGGCGCTGCCCGGCCTGCCCGCCGAGATGGCCCGCGCCGACCAGGCCGCGCACCGCTACGAGCGCGCGGTCGTCGACTGGGTCGAGGCCTGCGTCCTCGAGCGCCGGGTGGGGGAGACGTTCACCGGGACGGTCGTCGAGGTCGAGCCCGAGAAGCACCGCGGCACCGTCGTGATCAAGGACCCCGCCGTCGAGGCCCGCGTCCAGGGCGACGGCCTCCCGCTCGGCCACGAGGTCCAGGTCCGCCTCACCTCGGCCGACCCCGAGGCCGGCAAGGTCACCTTCGAAGCGGTCGTCTGA